A section of the Microbacterium forte genome encodes:
- a CDS encoding acyl-CoA carboxylase subunit epsilon: protein MTIGATRDATSEEHQPPTMQITRGAATEEELAALIAVVSDAYAQEASEAVADEPRVSAWARTQRPLRRPLRRDIPWGRFAG, encoded by the coding sequence GTGACCATCGGGGCAACGCGGGACGCGACGTCGGAGGAACACCAGCCGCCGACGATGCAGATCACTCGGGGTGCCGCCACCGAGGAGGAGCTCGCCGCTCTCATCGCGGTGGTGAGCGACGCCTACGCGCAGGAGGCTTCCGAGGCCGTGGCAGACGAGCCTCGCGTGTCGGCATGGGCCCGCACGCAGCGACCGCTGCGACGTCCGCTGCGACGCGACATCCCGTGGGGCCGCTTCGCGGGGTGA
- a CDS encoding ATP-binding protein, which yields MAADPLSIREAWSKIPSPGSVETEFERFTGKRMERILATVVAIGSGVLGAQALIAGITTTSGSDAARITILLVVFIPLIVMLIACVIGRGVRTASGAFAIVYTVALGAWPSFVDPVGEAADQPWIFFLVNVGVVAAMLAFPLWLQFAWALCLPFVYGYVRLVEGDFSRDFWVTTAFDVSFTLILGFVIIALGWMFRSVAAGVDEARARAVASYAGAAAAAAAEEERAAMSALMHDSVLAALIAAERAEGERAQDLAVGMAREALTRLANTEAAVAQEGSDEPVGAAQIVVELRRALSELGADAIVEERGGIGLIPGRAARALVLAARQALGNAVTHAGGRGLHILVEGRGDEGITVTISDTGPGFDLRAIGADRLGIRASIFARMAGVAGTAEIDSSECGTTVTLGWERP from the coding sequence GTGGCCGCTGATCCCCTCAGCATCCGCGAGGCCTGGAGCAAGATCCCTTCTCCCGGCAGTGTGGAGACCGAGTTCGAGCGCTTCACCGGCAAGCGCATGGAGCGCATCCTCGCCACTGTCGTCGCGATCGGATCGGGCGTTCTCGGAGCGCAGGCGCTGATCGCGGGCATCACCACCACATCGGGGTCGGATGCTGCGCGCATCACGATCCTGCTCGTCGTCTTCATTCCGCTGATCGTGATGCTCATCGCGTGCGTCATCGGCCGTGGTGTCAGGACGGCGTCGGGGGCGTTCGCGATCGTCTACACGGTCGCGCTCGGTGCATGGCCGAGTTTCGTCGACCCGGTGGGAGAGGCGGCCGACCAGCCATGGATCTTCTTCCTCGTCAACGTGGGCGTCGTGGCCGCCATGCTCGCATTCCCGCTCTGGCTCCAGTTCGCCTGGGCATTGTGTCTGCCGTTCGTCTACGGCTACGTCCGTCTCGTCGAGGGCGACTTCTCTCGTGACTTCTGGGTGACGACGGCCTTCGACGTGTCGTTCACGCTGATTCTCGGTTTCGTCATCATCGCGCTCGGGTGGATGTTCCGTTCGGTCGCCGCGGGCGTCGACGAGGCTCGCGCGCGGGCGGTCGCGTCGTATGCGGGGGCAGCGGCCGCGGCCGCGGCAGAAGAGGAGCGCGCGGCCATGTCGGCCCTCATGCATGACAGCGTTCTCGCGGCACTGATCGCCGCCGAGCGAGCGGAGGGAGAGCGCGCGCAGGACCTCGCCGTGGGTATGGCGCGCGAGGCTCTCACCCGGCTGGCGAACACGGAGGCCGCAGTCGCTCAGGAGGGGAGCGATGAACCTGTGGGTGCGGCACAGATCGTGGTCGAGCTCCGCAGAGCGCTCTCGGAGCTCGGGGCGGATGCGATCGTCGAGGAACGAGGCGGGATCGGCCTGATCCCCGGACGCGCCGCGAGAGCGCTCGTGCTCGCTGCCAGGCAGGCGCTCGGCAACGCCGTCACCCACGCGGGCGGGCGCGGCCTCCACATCCTCGTGGAGGGCCGAGGTGACGAGGGCATCACCGTGACGATCTCGGACACGGGGCCGGGGTTCGATCTTCGGGCGATCGGTGCCGACCGCCTCGGAATCAGAGCATCGATCTTCGCGCGCATGGCCGGAGTGGCCGGCACCGCAGAGATCGACTCGAGCGAGTGCGGCACCACTGTCACTCTCGGCTGGGAGCGTCCATGA
- a CDS encoding Maf family protein translates to MRVCLASTSPARLMLLRQAGIEPLTQSPGVDEDAVAAAAAAERGAELAPADLVLLLARAKAADVAQRLAEDGSFDGIVIGGDSMFEIGGRVYGKPYTAEEATRRWQEMRGATGILHSGHSVFRVSPGSAPVEATATAEASVTFAEDITDAEIAAYVASGEPLLVAGAFTVDSLGGAFITRVDGDPSTVVGMSLSTVRRLAADLGVTWTDLWS, encoded by the coding sequence ATGCGCGTCTGCCTCGCCTCCACCTCTCCCGCCCGTCTCATGCTGCTGCGACAGGCCGGCATCGAACCGCTGACCCAGTCGCCCGGCGTGGATGAGGATGCGGTCGCCGCCGCTGCCGCTGCCGAACGCGGCGCCGAGCTCGCGCCGGCCGACCTCGTGCTGCTGCTCGCCCGTGCGAAGGCCGCGGATGTCGCCCAGCGGCTCGCGGAGGACGGGTCGTTCGACGGCATCGTGATCGGCGGGGACTCGATGTTCGAGATCGGCGGTCGTGTCTACGGCAAGCCCTACACGGCGGAGGAGGCGACGAGGCGCTGGCAGGAGATGCGCGGCGCCACCGGGATCCTGCACTCGGGCCACTCGGTCTTCCGGGTCTCCCCCGGCTCCGCTCCGGTCGAGGCCACCGCGACGGCGGAGGCTTCGGTGACCTTCGCCGAGGACATCACGGATGCCGAGATCGCGGCCTACGTCGCCTCCGGCGAGCCTCTGCTCGTCGCCGGCGCATTCACGGTCGACAGCCTGGGCGGAGCCTTCATCACGCGCGTCGACGGAGACCCGTCGACGGTGGTCGGGATGTCGCTGTCGACCGTCCGCCGCCTCGCTGCGGATCTCGGCGTGACGTGGACCGACCTCTGGTCGTAG
- a CDS encoding ROK family transcriptional regulator yields the protein MGDFNQSVILEAIRRSGEGLSRIELVEATGLSAQTITNITRRLLDEGLIAEAGRTINGPGKPRVTLRLVAESRFSVGVHLDPAVITFVLLNMTGEAVGRRVVRTQDRDPSRIVETMAKTIEILIDEAGIDRDLVAGVGVAAPGPLDAAKGTVIDPPKLDGWHRVPLRSVLAEATGFEVTLEKDTTAAAVGELWTGDATSEGSFLFVYLGTGLGAAAARDGGVVAGSTHNFGEIGHIIVDPEGPPCACGSRGCVEVVCTPQAIVEQAEAAGVFDDEPQGGGANEVDERFLRLCERASAGELPALGVLRRSAGHLAVLISVLTNVLDVDRVVLGGPFWGPLSDVYLREIPEPLHRRSATRAVRTLTVDGAVVGDDVGAVGAACVVLDAVLTPRASDLYLED from the coding sequence ATGGGCGACTTCAATCAGTCGGTCATCCTCGAGGCCATCCGCCGGTCGGGTGAAGGACTCAGCCGGATCGAACTCGTCGAGGCGACCGGTCTCTCCGCGCAGACGATCACCAACATCACCCGGCGTCTTCTCGACGAGGGGCTCATCGCCGAAGCCGGGCGGACCATCAACGGGCCGGGCAAACCGCGCGTCACGCTGCGCCTGGTGGCGGAGAGTCGCTTCTCGGTCGGCGTGCATCTCGATCCGGCCGTGATCACGTTCGTGCTGCTGAACATGACCGGCGAGGCGGTCGGTCGGAGGGTCGTGCGCACTCAGGACCGAGATCCGAGCCGTATCGTCGAGACGATGGCGAAGACGATCGAGATCCTGATCGACGAAGCGGGCATCGATCGGGATCTGGTCGCGGGAGTCGGAGTCGCTGCTCCCGGCCCGCTCGACGCCGCGAAGGGCACCGTGATCGACCCTCCGAAGCTCGACGGGTGGCACCGTGTTCCGCTGCGCTCGGTGCTCGCGGAGGCGACGGGTTTCGAGGTCACGCTCGAGAAGGACACCACCGCTGCCGCGGTGGGGGAGCTGTGGACGGGAGATGCGACGTCCGAGGGGTCTTTTCTCTTCGTGTACCTCGGCACGGGGCTGGGAGCAGCCGCCGCGCGCGACGGCGGCGTGGTTGCCGGCAGCACCCACAACTTCGGTGAGATCGGCCACATCATTGTCGACCCGGAGGGGCCGCCGTGCGCGTGCGGCTCGCGCGGCTGCGTAGAGGTGGTGTGCACTCCGCAGGCGATCGTCGAGCAGGCCGAGGCGGCGGGGGTGTTCGACGATGAGCCTCAGGGCGGAGGCGCGAACGAGGTCGACGAGCGGTTCCTGCGCCTGTGCGAGCGGGCCTCGGCAGGGGAGCTGCCGGCGCTCGGCGTGCTGCGTCGTTCTGCCGGCCATCTCGCGGTGCTGATCTCGGTGCTCACGAACGTGCTCGACGTCGATCGCGTCGTCCTCGGGGGCCCGTTCTGGGGGCCGCTCTCCGATGTCTACCTTCGTGAGATCCCCGAGCCGTTGCACCGGAGGAGCGCGACTCGCGCAGTGCGCACACTGACCGTCGACGGTGCCGTCGTCGGAGACGACGTCGGTGCGGTGGGCGCGGCCTGTGTCGTGCTCGACGCCGTTCTCACACCCCGGGCCTCGGATCTCTACCTGGAGGACTGA
- a CDS encoding phosphocholine cytidylyltransferase family protein, which produces MTLQTVILAAGMGSRLGRALPKPLTELSDGRTIMGQQHDNIRAAFGSDARITAVVGYRAETIIEAFPNVNYVHNERYDETNTSKSLLRALSATGKSGVLWMNGDVVFDPMILGRAAAYIERDQSFVTVNTSKVSDEEVKYTVTAEGFINELSKTVKGGLGEAVGINYISSANKKAFMRQLQRVEDQDYFERGLELSIAEDGLLLEPMDVSDLYAVEVDFAEDLERANLFV; this is translated from the coding sequence GTGACTCTTCAGACCGTCATCCTCGCAGCAGGCATGGGCTCACGCCTGGGCCGTGCTCTGCCGAAGCCGCTCACGGAGCTGAGCGACGGCCGCACGATCATGGGCCAGCAGCACGACAACATCCGCGCCGCCTTCGGATCGGACGCCCGCATCACCGCCGTCGTCGGATACCGCGCCGAGACCATCATCGAAGCATTCCCGAACGTCAACTACGTGCACAACGAGCGCTACGACGAGACCAACACCTCGAAGAGCCTGCTGCGCGCCCTCAGCGCCACGGGCAAGTCCGGCGTGCTCTGGATGAACGGCGACGTGGTCTTCGACCCGATGATCCTGGGTCGGGCGGCCGCCTACATCGAGCGCGACCAGTCGTTCGTCACCGTCAACACCTCCAAGGTCAGCGACGAAGAGGTGAAGTACACGGTCACCGCCGAGGGCTTCATCAACGAACTCTCCAAGACCGTCAAGGGCGGCCTCGGCGAGGCTGTGGGCATCAACTACATCTCGTCCGCGAACAAGAAGGCGTTCATGCGTCAGCTGCAGCGGGTCGAGGATCAGGACTACTTCGAACGCGGCCTCGAGCTGTCGATCGCGGAGGACGGACTCCTTCTCGAGCCGATGGACGTCTCCGACCTGTACGCGGTCGAGGTCGACTTCGCCGAAGACCTCGAGCGGGCGAACCTGTTCGTCTGA
- a CDS encoding acyl-CoA carboxylase subunit beta translates to MTDKPELSTTAGRIADLRARYNEAVVDAEKVAQEKQHAKGKMTARERIELLVDPGSFVEFDEYVRHRTTSFGMDRNRPYGDSVVTGVGTIHGRTVAVYSQDFTTFGGSLGEVSGDKIIKIMEFALSGGMPIIGILDSGGARIQEGVLALSKYGEIFRLNTRSSGVIPQISLIMGPAAGGAVYGPALTDFVIMVDKTSQMFVTGPDVIKTVTGEDVGMEELGGALTHNTRSGVAHYLAEDEDDAIDYARTLLGFLPDNNMAEIPAYESGFEWETTDADRSLNTIIPDSANQPYDIHTVIEHVVDAGDFIEVQPLFAPNIVIGFGRVEGRSVGIIANQPSQMAGTLNIEAGEKASRFVRFCDAFSIPIVTLVDVPGYLPGTDQEWTGVIRRGAKLIYAYAEATVPLVTVILRKAYGGAYIVMGSKQLGADVNLAWPTAEIAVMGGQGAVNILYRGEIKRAEEAGEDVAAVRTRLANEYTYSVTSPFLAAERGEIDGIIEPANTRVSIAKALRALRGKRAELPPKKHGNIPL, encoded by the coding sequence GTGACGGACAAGCCCGAACTCTCGACCACCGCCGGCAGGATCGCAGACCTCCGCGCTCGCTACAACGAAGCCGTTGTCGACGCTGAGAAGGTCGCGCAGGAGAAGCAGCACGCCAAGGGCAAGATGACCGCCCGCGAGCGCATCGAACTGCTCGTCGATCCAGGGAGCTTCGTCGAGTTCGACGAGTACGTCCGACACCGCACGACCTCGTTCGGCATGGATCGCAATCGCCCGTACGGCGACTCGGTCGTCACGGGTGTCGGCACGATCCACGGACGCACCGTGGCCGTGTACTCGCAGGACTTCACCACGTTCGGCGGCTCTCTGGGCGAGGTCTCGGGCGACAAGATCATCAAGATCATGGAGTTCGCGCTGTCCGGCGGCATGCCGATCATCGGCATCCTCGATTCGGGCGGAGCCCGCATCCAGGAGGGCGTGCTCGCGCTCAGCAAGTACGGTGAGATCTTCCGTCTGAACACCCGTTCGTCGGGCGTCATCCCGCAGATCTCACTCATCATGGGCCCCGCAGCCGGCGGCGCCGTGTACGGCCCGGCGCTGACGGACTTCGTGATCATGGTCGACAAGACCAGCCAGATGTTCGTCACCGGCCCCGACGTCATCAAGACCGTGACCGGCGAGGACGTCGGCATGGAAGAGCTCGGAGGAGCCCTCACGCACAACACCCGCTCGGGTGTCGCCCACTACCTCGCCGAAGACGAGGACGACGCGATCGACTACGCTCGCACGCTGCTCGGGTTCCTCCCCGACAACAACATGGCGGAGATCCCGGCTTACGAGAGCGGCTTCGAGTGGGAGACGACGGATGCCGATCGCTCGCTGAACACGATCATCCCCGACTCCGCCAACCAGCCGTACGACATCCACACCGTGATCGAGCACGTCGTCGACGCGGGCGACTTCATCGAGGTCCAGCCGCTCTTCGCACCGAACATCGTGATCGGCTTCGGACGTGTCGAGGGCCGCTCCGTCGGCATCATCGCCAACCAGCCGTCGCAGATGGCCGGAACACTGAACATCGAGGCGGGCGAGAAGGCCAGCCGGTTCGTGCGATTCTGCGACGCGTTCTCGATCCCGATCGTCACGCTCGTCGACGTGCCCGGGTACCTGCCGGGCACCGACCAGGAGTGGACCGGCGTCATCCGCCGCGGCGCGAAGCTCATCTACGCGTACGCCGAGGCGACGGTTCCTCTGGTCACGGTCATCCTCCGCAAGGCCTACGGCGGGGCCTACATCGTGATGGGCTCGAAGCAGCTCGGTGCGGATGTCAACCTCGCCTGGCCCACGGCGGAGATCGCCGTGATGGGCGGTCAGGGTGCGGTCAACATCCTCTACCGCGGCGAGATCAAGCGTGCCGAGGAAGCCGGCGAGGACGTCGCCGCCGTGCGCACGCGCCTCGCCAACGAGTACACCTACAGTGTGACCTCGCCTTTCCTCGCCGCGGAGCGCGGCGAGATCGACGGCATCATCGAGCCCGCGAACACCCGGGTCTCGATCGCCAAGGCGCTGCGCGCCCTCCGTGGGAAGCGCGCCGAGCTGCCGCCCAAGAAGCATGGGAACATTCCGCTGTGA
- a CDS encoding response regulator transcription factor, whose product MSRVALIDDHESVRLGLEAACARDGAQTVVFSGSTVVSYLEWRSATSSQPADVVVLDLTLGDGTTVTENVRSLVADGASVVIHSVADRPAAVREALAAGAAGVVSKSSALDDVLDAIRTVAQGEALNNVEWASAVDGDRDFADAQLSTREREVLRLYAAGLPLKAVAERLGVAYSTAKENITRIRVKYVEVGRPAPTKVDLLRRAMEDGIVAADGAPSGR is encoded by the coding sequence ATGAGCAGGGTCGCACTCATCGACGATCACGAATCCGTCCGTCTCGGTCTCGAGGCGGCGTGCGCTCGTGACGGAGCGCAGACCGTCGTCTTCTCCGGCAGCACGGTCGTGTCGTATCTCGAGTGGAGGTCGGCGACGTCATCGCAGCCGGCCGACGTGGTGGTGCTCGACCTGACGCTCGGCGACGGCACCACGGTGACGGAGAACGTCCGCTCACTCGTCGCAGACGGCGCGAGCGTCGTGATCCACAGCGTCGCCGATCGACCGGCGGCCGTGCGCGAGGCGCTCGCCGCCGGTGCGGCGGGCGTCGTGAGCAAGTCCTCGGCGCTCGACGACGTGCTCGACGCCATCCGCACCGTCGCCCAGGGCGAGGCGCTCAACAACGTCGAGTGGGCGAGCGCCGTCGACGGGGATCGCGACTTCGCCGATGCCCAGCTGTCGACCCGAGAGCGAGAGGTCTTGCGGCTCTATGCGGCCGGCCTGCCGCTGAAGGCTGTGGCCGAGCGACTCGGCGTGGCCTACTCGACCGCGAAGGAGAACATCACTCGCATCCGGGTCAAGTACGTGGAGGTCGGCCGACCGGCACCGACGAAGGTCGACCTTCTGCGCCGCGCGATGGAGGATGGGATCGTCGCCGCAGACGGGGCGCCGAGTGGCCGCTGA
- a CDS encoding acetyl/propionyl/methylcrotonyl-CoA carboxylase subunit alpha produces the protein MPDIAKVLIANRGEIAVRIIRAARDSGIASVAVYADQDRDALHTRLADEAYALGGATSAETYLQIEKILSIARRAGADAVHPGYGFLAENADFARAIIGAGMTWIGPSPEAIEALGDKVTARHVAEKVGAPLAPGTPGPVAGADEVIAFAQEFGLPIAIKAAYGGGGRGLKVARELDEVAELFESATREAVAAFGRGECFVEKYLDKPRHVETQCLADAEGNVVVISTRDCSLQRRHQKLVEEAPAPFLTDEQNDLLYSASKAILKEVGYVGAGTCEFLIGADGTVSFLEVNTRLQVEHPVSEEVTGIDLVREQFRIAAGGTIDYDDPKPTGHSIEFRINGEDPGRGFLPQPGPIHVFKTFGGPGIRLDSGVTAGDSVSGAFDSLLAKIIVTGKDRAEALERSRRALDEFEVAGLPTVIPFHRKVVRDPAFTAENGEFGIFTRWIETEFENDIPAWDGELESPAAAENRHTVVVEVAGKRLEVSLPDRVAVAAGTAGRPAAVPPSRRSHATSVSAGASGDAVKSPMQATVVKIAVEEGQQVVKGDLVVVLEAMKMEQPLQAHKDGTIANISAVAGATVSAGHQLLTIS, from the coding sequence ATGCCTGATATCGCCAAGGTGCTCATCGCCAACCGCGGCGAGATCGCCGTCCGCATCATCCGTGCCGCTCGCGACTCGGGGATCGCCTCGGTCGCCGTGTACGCCGACCAGGACCGGGACGCTCTGCACACCCGCCTCGCCGACGAGGCCTACGCCCTCGGCGGTGCCACGAGCGCCGAGACCTACCTGCAGATCGAGAAGATCCTCTCGATCGCCCGCCGTGCCGGCGCAGACGCCGTGCACCCCGGGTACGGCTTCCTCGCCGAGAACGCCGACTTCGCCCGCGCCATCATCGGTGCAGGCATGACCTGGATCGGCCCCTCCCCCGAGGCCATCGAGGCGCTCGGCGACAAGGTCACCGCCCGTCATGTCGCCGAGAAGGTGGGCGCTCCCCTCGCCCCCGGCACGCCGGGCCCGGTCGCCGGAGCGGACGAGGTCATCGCGTTCGCCCAGGAGTTCGGTCTGCCGATCGCGATCAAGGCCGCGTACGGCGGTGGAGGCCGAGGCCTCAAGGTCGCCCGTGAGCTCGACGAGGTCGCCGAGCTGTTCGAGTCGGCCACCCGTGAGGCCGTCGCGGCGTTCGGTCGTGGAGAGTGCTTCGTCGAGAAGTACCTCGACAAGCCCCGCCACGTCGAGACCCAGTGCCTGGCTGACGCGGAGGGCAACGTCGTCGTGATCTCGACGCGTGACTGCTCGCTGCAGCGGCGCCACCAGAAGCTCGTCGAGGAGGCACCGGCTCCGTTCCTCACGGACGAGCAGAACGACCTGCTCTACTCGGCCTCCAAAGCCATCCTCAAGGAGGTCGGCTACGTCGGCGCAGGAACCTGCGAGTTCCTGATCGGCGCCGACGGCACCGTGTCGTTCCTCGAGGTCAACACCCGCCTGCAGGTCGAGCACCCCGTCTCCGAAGAGGTCACCGGCATCGACCTGGTGCGGGAGCAGTTCCGCATCGCCGCCGGCGGCACCATCGACTACGACGACCCGAAGCCGACCGGCCACTCGATCGAGTTCCGGATCAACGGCGAAGACCCCGGTCGCGGGTTCCTCCCCCAGCCGGGTCCGATCCACGTCTTCAAGACCTTCGGCGGCCCCGGCATCCGGCTCGACTCCGGCGTCACCGCGGGCGACTCGGTCTCGGGAGCATTCGACTCGCTGCTCGCGAAGATCATCGTCACGGGCAAGGACCGCGCCGAGGCTCTGGAGCGGTCGCGCCGGGCGCTCGACGAATTCGAGGTCGCCGGCCTCCCGACCGTGATCCCGTTCCACCGCAAGGTCGTCCGCGACCCCGCCTTCACCGCGGAGAACGGCGAGTTCGGCATCTTCACACGCTGGATCGAGACCGAGTTCGAGAACGACATCCCGGCGTGGGACGGCGAGCTCGAGTCTCCCGCGGCCGCCGAGAACCGCCACACGGTGGTGGTCGAGGTCGCAGGCAAGCGCCTCGAGGTCAGCCTTCCGGACCGCGTCGCTGTAGCCGCAGGCACCGCCGGACGACCGGCCGCCGTGCCGCCGTCTCGTCGCAGCCACGCCACCTCCGTCAGCGCCGGTGCTTCCGGCGACGCCGTGAAGTCGCCCATGCAGGCCACCGTCGTCAAGATCGCCGTCGAGGAGGGGCAGCAGGTCGTCAAGGGCGACCTCGTCGTCGTGCTCGAGGCGATGAAGATGGAGCAGCCGCTGCAGGCCCACAAGGACGGCACGATCGCGAACATCAGCGCGGTCGCCGGTGCGACGGTCTCGGCCGGGCACCAGCTGCTCACGATCAGCTGA
- a CDS encoding class I SAM-dependent RNA methyltransferase — MTSSPALLDLDITGIAHGGTFIARHEGRVVFVSDAIPGERVRARLTEDSTGESKSFWRAETVEVLEASPHRRPHVWAEADVSRAPEDRPGGADLGHIDLAQQRVLKRQVLTEALDRFAGPGLEAPEIEAVDSTDGTGWRTRVTLHVDDEGRVGPYAARSHRVIPVSSHPLARPAVAKAALRLAGGDAGSVDLVEPGDGEVRVIRRDRLDERPARGQHRRPAPEVVYEQVGDRRFQVDAGGFWQVHPRAASVLDGAVYGILDGHVDPEKKHFDLYGGVGLFAASLADLGGTDIVTVESSRRATLHAQQNLAPLAVDAVTARVDRYLAGVPAGTRAGAVVLDPPRAGAGRAVVDALDTLAPEAIAYVACDPVALARDLGTFRAHGWNVGTLRGFDLFPHSHHFEVVALLTR, encoded by the coding sequence ATGACTTCCTCCCCAGCCCTGCTCGATCTGGACATCACCGGCATCGCGCACGGCGGCACGTTCATCGCCCGACACGAAGGTCGCGTCGTCTTCGTCTCCGACGCCATCCCCGGTGAGCGGGTCCGCGCGCGCCTGACCGAGGATTCGACCGGAGAGTCGAAGAGCTTCTGGCGCGCCGAGACGGTCGAGGTCCTCGAGGCTTCGCCGCACCGCCGACCGCACGTCTGGGCGGAGGCCGACGTCTCTCGCGCCCCGGAGGATCGGCCGGGTGGTGCCGACCTCGGGCACATCGACCTCGCGCAGCAGCGCGTGCTGAAGCGTCAGGTGCTGACTGAGGCGCTCGATCGCTTCGCCGGTCCCGGACTCGAGGCCCCCGAGATCGAAGCCGTCGACTCCACCGACGGCACCGGGTGGCGCACGAGGGTCACCCTGCACGTCGACGACGAGGGCCGGGTCGGGCCCTATGCCGCGCGCAGCCACCGCGTGATCCCGGTCAGCTCCCACCCGCTCGCCCGCCCGGCGGTCGCGAAGGCGGCCCTGCGCCTCGCCGGCGGCGACGCGGGAAGCGTCGACCTCGTCGAACCCGGCGACGGCGAGGTGCGGGTCATCCGCCGAGACCGCCTCGACGAGCGCCCGGCGCGGGGCCAGCATCGTCGGCCCGCCCCCGAGGTCGTCTACGAGCAGGTGGGCGACCGTCGGTTCCAGGTCGACGCCGGTGGATTCTGGCAGGTGCACCCCCGTGCCGCCTCGGTGCTCGACGGCGCCGTCTACGGAATCCTCGACGGCCATGTCGACCCCGAGAAGAAGCACTTCGATCTCTACGGGGGAGTCGGGCTCTTCGCCGCGTCGCTCGCCGATCTCGGCGGCACCGACATCGTCACGGTCGAGTCGAGCCGACGAGCGACCCTTCACGCGCAGCAGAACCTCGCGCCCCTCGCAGTGGATGCCGTGACGGCGAGAGTCGACCGCTATCTCGCCGGTGTCCCCGCGGGTACGCGCGCAGGAGCCGTCGTCCTCGATCCGCCGCGTGCGGGCGCCGGCCGCGCCGTGGTCGACGCTCTCGACACGCTCGCCCCCGAAGCCATCGCCTACGTCGCGTGCGACCCCGTCGCGCTCGCCCGTGACCTCGGCACCTTCCGTGCGCATGGGTGGAACGTGGGGACTCTGCGAGGGTTCGATCTGTTCCCGCACTCGCACCACTTCGAGGTCGTCGCGCTGCTCACTCGGTGA